The Deltaproteobacteria bacterium sequence TCATGGCCGCAAAGGTCGTGACCCCCGCCGCCGCCTCCCGTCCCACGGTCGTCGACTTCTCGTCGAGCCGGAAGAGTCTCTTAATCGCCTCCATGACCTACAATCTAACAGAAGGACGGAGTTTTTTCAATTTCCGCGGCAATGGCCGCCTTGACTGTACCCGCCGGCCGCTGATATACTCGCCGTTGGGGCAGGGCGGCCCCATGCCCCGGCGCCGCGGCCGCCCTCCCGACAATCTCGCGTAAAGACAGGGGAGGTTGCTCCATGCTCACCGACGGTTTCGACCCCGGCAGGGTCCTGCGGACCGCGCTCGCCTCGGGAGGCGAGTTCGCCGAGATATACGCCGAAGAGACGCTCAACACCTCCATCGTCTGCGAGGAGGAGAAGATAGAGAAGGTCGTCTCGGGCCGCGAGCGCGGCTGCGGCGTGCGGGTCATAGCGGGACTCAAGACCTTCTACGCCTTCACAGACGACCTTACGGAAGAGGGGCTCGTCGAGACGGCCCGCGTGGTGGCCGCGGCGGTGCGTTCGGGAGAGCAGGCGGGGGAGCTCGGACCGGTGAGCAGGAGCCGCGCCCCGGGATTCGACATCGGGAAAGACCCCATGGACGCCCCCCTTTCGTCGAAGGTCGGACTCGTCACCCGCGGCGAGAGGACGGCGAGGGCCGTGGACGACCGGGTCGTGCAGGTGCGGGTCGTATACGGCGACGGCCGCCGCCGCGTTTGCGTGGTGAATTCGCTTGGAGACCACGTGGAGGAGGAGCGCACGAGCGTGCTCTATCTCTGTCAGGTCGTGGCCCGCGAGGGCGACGTCATCCAGACGGGCTACGAGCCCGTTGGAGGCGCCGCCGGTCTCGAGCTTCTCGACGAGACCCCGCCCGAAGAGGTGGCCGAGACGGCGGCCCGCCGGGCCGTCATGATGCTCGGCGCGCGCAAGGCCCCGGGCGGCACCATGACCGTCGTGCTCTCGAGCGAGGCCGGCGGAACCATGGTCCACGAGGCCATAGGCCACGGTCTCGAGGCCGATCTCGCTGGCCAGGGGCTCTCGGTCTACTCGGGCAGGATGGGCGAAGAGGTCGCCTCGCCCCTTGTCACGGTCATCGACGACGCCACCATACCGTACAAGCGGGGCTCCTTCTTCTTCGACGACGAGGCGAGCCCGGCCCGGCGCACCGTGCTCGTGGAAAAGGGCGTGCTCCGCAGCTACATGTACGACAGACTCAACGCCATGCGCTACGGGGCGGCCTCGACGGGCAACGGCCGCCGCCAGTCCTACCGCCACCGTCCCATCCCGCGCATGACCAACACGCTCATAGCGCCGGGCGAGACCCCTCCACGGGATATCCTCGCCTCGGTGGACAGGGGACTTTACGTCAAGAAGATGGGCGGAGGCCAGGTCAATACCGTGAACGGCGACTTCGTCTTCGAGGTGACGGAAGGCTACCTCATAGAGAACGGAGAGGCGGGCGAACCGGTGCGGGGCGCTACGCTCACGGGCAACGGCCCCGAGATACTCACAAAGATCGACATGGTGGGCTCGGACCTCGGCTACGGCATCGGCACCTGCGGCAAGGACGCCCAGGGCGTGCCCGTCTCCGACGCCCAGCCCACACTGCGCATACCGGAGATAACGGTCGGCGGCGAAGCCCCGGTGAAATGAGCCGCGAGGCCGTGTTGCGCCCTTGCGCCCCGGCCTCCGGGCCGCCGCCTTGAAGGG is a genomic window containing:
- a CDS encoding TldD/PmbA family protein, producing MLTDGFDPGRVLRTALASGGEFAEIYAEETLNTSIVCEEEKIEKVVSGRERGCGVRVIAGLKTFYAFTDDLTEEGLVETARVVAAAVRSGEQAGELGPVSRSRAPGFDIGKDPMDAPLSSKVGLVTRGERTARAVDDRVVQVRVVYGDGRRRVCVVNSLGDHVEEERTSVLYLCQVVAREGDVIQTGYEPVGGAAGLELLDETPPEEVAETAARRAVMMLGARKAPGGTMTVVLSSEAGGTMVHEAIGHGLEADLAGQGLSVYSGRMGEEVASPLVTVIDDATIPYKRGSFFFDDEASPARRTVLVEKGVLRSYMYDRLNAMRYGAASTGNGRRQSYRHRPIPRMTNTLIAPGETPPRDILASVDRGLYVKKMGGGQVNTVNGDFVFEVTEGYLIENGEAGEPVRGATLTGNGPEILTKIDMVGSDLGYGIGTCGKDAQGVPVSDAQPTLRIPEITVGGEAPVK